In Caloenas nicobarica isolate bCalNic1 chromosome 27, bCalNic1.hap1, whole genome shotgun sequence, one DNA window encodes the following:
- the TBXA2R gene encoding thromboxane A2 receptor isoform X2, producing the protein MGWGDMEPPNSSAARCFGVFNATDGHHSVQNSITSPWFSTAFGLIGLCSNLFALCVLLSSSRQLSSRARSSFLVFLCGLVVTDFMGLLVTASVIIPYHFIKFSWAKVDPGCHLCNFLGFSMVFFGQCPLLLGATMAGERFFGINHPFSRSTSISKRRAWSIVGLVWGFSCLLGLLPVLGLGRYTLQYPGSWCFLTLLPDTGNIIFCLLFALLGIFSVLLSFIFNTVSVVTLCRVYHDRESVQRRRDSEVEMMVQLVGIMIIATICWMPLLIFIVQTVLQQLPASGQIQLLPTETQKMLLIYIRMVTWNQILDPWVYILFRRAVLQRIHPSLRPRPSILSLYPVLNPSLRRKLTADSVLQ; encoded by the exons atggggtggggggacatggagCCCCCCAACAGCAGTGCAGCCAGGTGCTTTGGGGTGTTCAATGCCACTGATGGCCACCACAGTGTGCAGAACAGCATCACCTCGCCCTGGTTCTCCACCGCCTTCGGCCTCATCGGCCTCTGCTCCAACCTCTTTGCCCTCTGCGTCCTGCTCAGCTCCTCCCGCCAGCTGTCCAGCCGGGCCCGCTCCTCCTTTCTCGTCTTCCTCTGCGGGCTGGTGGTCACGGACTTCATGGGGCTGCTGGTGACGGCCTCGGTCATCATCCCCTACCACTTCATCAAGTTCTCCTGGGCCAAGGTGGACCCTGGCTGCCACCTCTGCAACTTCCTTGGCTTCTCCATGGTCTTCTTCGGGCAGTGTCcgctgctgctgggggccaCCATGGCTGGTGAGAGGTTCTTCGGCATCAACCACCCCTTCTCCCGCTCCACCAGCATCTCCAAGCGCCGTGCCTGGTCCATCGtggggctggtgtggggcttctcctgcctgctggggctgctgccggtgctggggctgggccgGTACACGCTGCAGTACCCCGGCTCCTGGTGCTTCCTCACCCTCCTGCCCGACACTGGCAACATCATCTTCTGCCTGCTCTTCGCCCTGCTGGGCATCTTCTCCGTGCTGCTCTCCTTCATCTTCAACACAGTCAGCGTGGTGACACTCTGCCGTGTCTACCATGACCGGGAGTCAGTGCAGCGGCGTCGGGACAGCGAGGTGGAGATGATGGTGCAGCTCGTAGGCATCATGATCATTGCCACCATCTGCTGGATGCCCCTCTTG ATCTTCATCGTGCAGacagtcctgcagcagctgccagccagcGGCCAGATCCAACTGCTGCCCACGGAGACACAGAAGATGCTGCTCATCTACATCCGCATGGTCACCTGGAACCAGATCCTGGACCCCTGGGTCTACATCCTCTTCCGACGGGCCGTGCTGCAGCGCATCCACCCCAGCCTGCGCCCCCGGCCCTCCATCCTCTCCCTCTACCCCGTCCTCAACCCCTCCCTGCGCCGCAAGCTCACGGCTGACTCGGTGCTGCAGtag
- the TBXA2R gene encoding thromboxane A2 receptor isoform X1: protein MGWGDMEPPNSSAASSSRQLSSRARSSFLVFLCGLVVTDFMGLLVTASVIIPYHFIKFSWAKVDPGCHLCNFLGFSMVFFGQCPLLLGATMAGERFFGINHPFSRSTSISKRRAWSIVGLVWGFSCLLGLLPVLGLGRYTLQYPGSWCFLTLLPDTGNIIFCLLFALLGIFSVLLSFIFNTVSVVTLCRVYHDRESVQRRRDSEVEMMVQLVGIMIIATICWMPLLIFIVQTVLQQLPASGQIQLLPTETQKMLLIYIRMVTWNQILDPWVYILFRRAVLQRIHPSLRPRPSILSLYPVLNPSLRRKLTADSVLQ, encoded by the exons atggggtggggggacatggagCCCCCCAACAGCAGTGCAGCCAG CTCCTCCCGCCAGCTGTCCAGCCGGGCCCGCTCCTCCTTTCTCGTCTTCCTCTGCGGGCTGGTGGTCACGGACTTCATGGGGCTGCTGGTGACGGCCTCGGTCATCATCCCCTACCACTTCATCAAGTTCTCCTGGGCCAAGGTGGACCCTGGCTGCCACCTCTGCAACTTCCTTGGCTTCTCCATGGTCTTCTTCGGGCAGTGTCcgctgctgctgggggccaCCATGGCTGGTGAGAGGTTCTTCGGCATCAACCACCCCTTCTCCCGCTCCACCAGCATCTCCAAGCGCCGTGCCTGGTCCATCGtggggctggtgtggggcttctcctgcctgctggggctgctgccggtgctggggctgggccgGTACACGCTGCAGTACCCCGGCTCCTGGTGCTTCCTCACCCTCCTGCCCGACACTGGCAACATCATCTTCTGCCTGCTCTTCGCCCTGCTGGGCATCTTCTCCGTGCTGCTCTCCTTCATCTTCAACACAGTCAGCGTGGTGACACTCTGCCGTGTCTACCATGACCGGGAGTCAGTGCAGCGGCGTCGGGACAGCGAGGTGGAGATGATGGTGCAGCTCGTAGGCATCATGATCATTGCCACCATCTGCTGGATGCCCCTCTTG ATCTTCATCGTGCAGacagtcctgcagcagctgccagccagcGGCCAGATCCAACTGCTGCCCACGGAGACACAGAAGATGCTGCTCATCTACATCCGCATGGTCACCTGGAACCAGATCCTGGACCCCTGGGTCTACATCCTCTTCCGACGGGCCGTGCTGCAGCGCATCCACCCCAGCCTGCGCCCCCGGCCCTCCATCCTCTCCCTCTACCCCGTCCTCAACCCCTCCCTGCGCCGCAAGCTCACGGCTGACTCGGTGCTGCAGtag
- the GIPC3 gene encoding PDZ domain-containing protein GIPC3 has protein sequence MRRAGRRSRQARESSPMENGVGQEPGTPEPLAAGGVPAPRPPCARPRLVFHTQLAHGSPTGRIEGFTNVRELYIKIAEVFGISPTEILFCTLNTHKVDMQKLLGGQIGLEDFIFAHVRGETKEVEVTKTEDALGLTITDNGAGYAFIKRIKEGSIINRIQTVCVGDSIEAINDQTIVGCRHYEVARMLRELPRAQPFTLRLVQPKKAFDMIGQRTRSSKSPCEGRVASGKETLRLRAQGPATLEEGPSPLEEEAARRVDDLLESYMGIRDRELASTMVEVAKESPGAAQLARGLDSVLGEFAFPQEFVAEVWAAVCHPSAGQE, from the exons ATGCGGCGGGCGGGCAGGCGCAGCAGGCAGGCCCGGGAgagcagccccatggagaaCGGTGTGGGGCAGGAGCCGGGGACCCCTGAGCCACTCGCTGCCGGGGGCgtcccggccccgcgccccccctGTGCCCGCCCCAGGCTGGTGTTTCACACTCAGCTGGCTCACGGCAGCCCCACAGGGCGCATCGAGGGTTTCACCAATGTCAGGGAGCTCTACATCAAAATCGCTGAGGTCTTTGGCATCTCGCCCACCGAG ATCCTCTTTTGCACGCTCAACACACACAAAGTAGACATGCAGAAGCTGCTGGGGGGACAGATCGGCCTGGAGGATTTCATCTTCGCCCATGTCCGGGGTGAGACAAAGGAGGTGGAGGTGACCAAGACGGAGGATGCGCTTGGCCTCACCATCACAGACAACGGGGCTGGCTACGCTTTCATCAAG AGAATCAAGGAGGGGAGCATCATCAACCGCATCCAGACAGTGTGTGTGGGTGACAGCATCGAGGCCATCAACGACCAGACCATCGTGGGCTGCCGACACTATGAGGTGGCGCGGATGCTGCGGGAGCTGCCCCGGGCTCAGCCTTTCACCCTCCGCCTGGTGCAGCCCAAAAAGGCTTTTG ACATGATCGGGCAGAGGACACGGAGCAGCAAGTCCCCGTGCGAGGGCAGAGTGGCCAGCGGGAAGGAAACGCTGCGGCTGCGGGCTCAGGGCCCAGCCACGCTGGAGGAAGGG cccagccccttgGAGGAAGAAGCCGCCCGCCGGGTGGACGACCTGCTGGAGAGCTACATGGGCATCCGTGACCGCGAGCTGG CCTCGACCATGGTGGAGGTGGCCAAGGAGAGCCCCGGTGCGGCCCAGCTGGCCCGTGGCTTGGACTCGGTGCTGGGCGAGTTCGCCTTCCCCCAGGAGTTTGTGGCTGAGGTGTGGGCAGCCGTTTGCCACCCCAGCGCGGGGCAGGAGTAG
- the HMG20B gene encoding SWI/SNF-related matrix-associated actin-dependent regulator of chromatin subfamily E member 1-related, with translation MAHSTKQLPAGMLHATGKAQHGNFLLAIKQEKGESARTSSEKPHSEEEPVKKRGWPKGKKRKKILPNGPKAPVTGYVRFLNERREQIRTQHPDLPFPEITKMLGAEWSKLQLSEKQRYLDEAEREKQQYMKELREYQQSEAYKMCTEKIQEKKIKKEDTGSVPVNTLLNGHLHKTGECSDTFSTFDVPIFTEEFLDQNKAREAELRRLRKMNTEFEEQNAILQKHTESMNCAKEKLEQELAQEERQTLALQQQLQSVRQALTASFASLPIPGTGETPTLSTLDFYMAKLHSAIESNPLQHEKLVVRIKEILSRIASEHL, from the exons ATGGCCCACAGCACCAAGCAGCTGCCCGCCGGGATGCT ACACGCCACGGGCAAAGCTCAGCATGGAAACTTCCTGCTGGCCATCaagcaggagaagggagagtCGGCACGGACGAGCAGCGAGAAGCCGCACAGTGAGGAGGAG CCTGTGAAGAAGAGGGGCTGGCCCAAgggcaagaaaaggaagaaaatccttCCCAACGGCCCAAAAGCCCCCGTGACGGGCTATGTGCGTTTCCTGAATGAGCGGCGTGAGCAGATCCGCACGCAGCATCCTGACCTGCCCTTCCCGGAGATCACCAAGATGCTGGGGGCTGAATGGAGCAAACTGCAGCTTTCGGAGAAGCAG CGGTACCTGGATGAAGCAGAGCGGGAGAAGCAGCAGTACATGAAGGAGCTGCGGGAATACCAGCAGTCAGAAGCCTACAAGATGTGCACAGAGAAGATTCAGGAGAAAAAGATCAAAAAAG aGGACACAGGCTCTGTGCCAGTGAACACCCTGCTGAATGGGCATCTGCACAAG aCTGGCGAATGCAGTGACACCTTCTCCACCTTCGACGTGCCCATCTTCACGGAGGAGTTCTTGGACCAAAACAAGG CCCGGGAGGCCGAGCTGCGGCGCCTGAGGAAGATGAACACGGAGTTTGAGGAGCAGAACGCCATCCTGCAGAAGCACACGGAGAGCATGAACTGCGCCAAGGagaagctggagcaggagctggcccaggAGGAGCGGCAGACCCTggccttgcagcagcagctccagtcCGTGCGACAGGCCCTCACTGCCAGCTTtgcctccctccccatccctg GCACTGGGGAAACTCCCACACTGAGCACTCTGGACTTCTACATGGCTAAACTGCACAGCGCCATCGAGAGCAACCCGCTGCAGCACGAGAAGTTGGTGGTGCGCATCAAGGAGATCCTGTCCCGGATAGCCAG CGAACACTTGTGA